The proteins below are encoded in one region of Glandiceps talaboti chromosome 17, keGlaTala1.1, whole genome shotgun sequence:
- the LOC144447933 gene encoding uncharacterized protein LOC144447933 has translation MDPFEEYLNDLGGKFVKGEVEHMARMAGTLTEKPLNAVEIETIGSSAFMLFKALQDKQHLSSQKSTVLVGLIKTVRKYNLATEVGERFKKGFGTTSNVKAERLED, from the exons ATGGATCCGTTTGAAGAATACCTGAATGACCTTGGTGGTAAATTCGTTAAAG GTGAAGTGGAACACATGGCTAGAATGGCTGGTACCTTGACAGAAAAGCCACTCAATGCAGTAGAGATTGAAACTATTGGTTCCAGCGCATTTATGTTATTCAAGGCATTGCAAGACAAACAACACCTATCATCCCAAAAGTCCACAGTTCTCGTTGGTCTGATCAAAACCGTACGTAAATATAACCTAGCAACAGAAGTTGGAGAAAGATTTAAGAAAGGTTTTGGAACCACCTCAAATGTGAAAGCAGAACGTCTTGAAGATTGA